A single genomic interval of Microbacterium sp. zg-Y1090 harbors:
- a CDS encoding ABC transporter ATP-binding protein: protein MKLELRGITKRFGSLVANDRIDLTVNPGEIHALLGENGAGKSTLMNVLYGLYQADEGEILLDGVPQHFRGPGDAMAAGIGMVHQHFMLIPVFTVAENVMLGHESTKGLGRLDLAAARAHVRAVADRFGFEIDPDATVGDLPVGVQQRVEIIKALSRDAKVLVFDEPTAVLTPQETDELMTIMRQLRSEGTSIVFITHKLREVREVADRITVIRHGAVVGEASPTASNTELASLMVGRAVELTVQKQPPHVGSGGLEVRDLRVLTLSGGIVVDNVSFDVRPGEVLAIAGVQGNGQTELVDAIVGLAARVEGSISLDGTELVGKSVRGILDAGVGFVPEDRNEDGLVGGFSVAENLILDRSSDKEFVRAGTIMRPTLDAFARDRIAEYDIRTQGPHTLAATLSGGNQQKVVIARELSRELRLLVAAQPTRGVDVGSIEFIHKRIIETRDSGVPVIVVSTELDEVTALADRIAVMYRGAIVGVVPGDTPRDILGLMMAGASDPEVAA from the coding sequence ATGAAGCTCGAGCTTCGCGGAATCACCAAACGATTCGGCAGCCTCGTCGCCAACGACAGGATCGATCTCACCGTGAATCCGGGTGAGATCCATGCGCTCCTCGGCGAGAACGGTGCCGGCAAGTCCACGCTGATGAACGTCCTCTACGGCCTGTATCAGGCTGACGAGGGCGAGATCCTGCTCGACGGGGTGCCGCAGCACTTCCGCGGGCCGGGTGACGCGATGGCGGCGGGCATCGGCATGGTGCACCAGCACTTCATGCTGATCCCGGTGTTCACCGTCGCCGAGAACGTCATGCTGGGCCACGAGTCCACGAAGGGCTTGGGCAGGCTCGACCTCGCCGCCGCCCGCGCGCACGTGCGCGCCGTGGCCGACCGGTTCGGGTTCGAGATCGACCCGGATGCCACCGTCGGCGACCTGCCGGTGGGTGTGCAGCAGCGCGTCGAGATCATCAAGGCGCTCTCCCGTGACGCGAAGGTGCTCGTCTTCGACGAGCCCACCGCGGTGCTCACCCCGCAGGAGACCGACGAGCTGATGACGATCATGCGCCAGCTGCGCAGTGAGGGCACCTCGATCGTGTTCATCACGCACAAGCTGCGCGAGGTGCGCGAGGTCGCTGATCGCATCACCGTCATCCGCCACGGCGCGGTGGTCGGCGAGGCATCGCCGACGGCGTCGAACACCGAGCTGGCCTCCCTCATGGTCGGCCGCGCGGTCGAGCTGACCGTGCAGAAGCAGCCGCCGCACGTGGGCTCCGGCGGACTCGAGGTGCGCGACCTCCGCGTGCTCACCCTCAGCGGCGGCATCGTCGTGGACAACGTCAGCTTCGACGTGCGCCCCGGCGAGGTGCTCGCCATCGCGGGCGTGCAGGGCAACGGTCAGACCGAACTGGTCGACGCGATCGTCGGTCTCGCCGCCCGTGTGGAGGGCTCCATCAGCCTCGACGGCACGGAGCTGGTGGGAAAGAGCGTGCGCGGCATCCTCGATGCCGGCGTCGGCTTCGTCCCCGAGGACCGCAACGAGGACGGCTTGGTCGGAGGGTTCTCGGTCGCCGAGAACCTCATCCTGGACCGTTCGTCGGACAAGGAGTTCGTGCGCGCGGGGACGATCATGCGCCCGACTCTCGATGCGTTCGCGCGCGACCGCATCGCCGAGTACGACATCCGCACGCAGGGCCCGCACACCCTGGCCGCGACCCTCTCCGGAGGCAACCAGCAGAAGGTCGTCATCGCCCGCGAGCTCAGCCGTGAGCTGCGGCTGCTGGTCGCCGCTCAGCCGACCCGCGGCGTCGACGTCGGCTCCATCGAATTCATCCACAAGCGCATCATCGAGACCCGCGACAGCGGCGTTCCGGTGATCGTGGTGTCCACCGAGCTGGACGAGGTCACCGCGCTGGCTGACCGCATCGCGGTCATGTACCGCGGCGCGATCGTCGGCGTCGTCCCCGGCGACACCCCGCGCGACATCCTCGGCCTCATGATGGCCGGCGCCAGCGACCCGGAGGTGGCAGCATGA
- a CDS encoding ABC transporter permease: protein MTGTTPGPDDVTKGLPPEQLPPVNSPLAGEPQIPPPPRTNVFFKDLLRGSAFTTILAIVLAMIVGGILIAFTDEDVQEAAGYFFSRPGDTFSAIWQAVYGGYEALFRGAVFNPRGADFAAQIRPLTSSLGFAAPLIAAGLGVALAFRVGLFNIGARGQMLVGVMFAGLFAFNLDLPFFLHMPLTMLAGIIGGALWGGIVGVLKARTGAHEVILTIMLNYVAYYLLLWMIRTPGLLQKPGTNQPISSATPETAQFPELFGAAFPLLDWGFVMVIIATIAVWWIVEFSSLGMRLRAVGENPHAARAAGINVKRIYVYAMLFAGGLAGLAAMSQIQGSVTSGFSGSIDAGIGFDAITVALLGRSRAWGTFAAGILFGALKSGSFSMQAQGIPVDIVLVVQALIVLFIAAPPLLRAVFFLPKTDVEKAAKARAKAAKKAVVA, encoded by the coding sequence ATGACCGGCACGACGCCCGGTCCCGACGACGTGACCAAGGGGCTGCCGCCCGAGCAGCTCCCGCCGGTGAACAGCCCGCTCGCGGGTGAGCCGCAGATCCCGCCGCCGCCGCGGACCAACGTCTTCTTCAAGGATCTGCTGCGCGGCAGCGCGTTCACCACGATCCTCGCGATCGTGCTGGCCATGATCGTCGGCGGCATCCTGATCGCCTTCACCGACGAGGACGTGCAGGAGGCGGCCGGGTATTTCTTCTCCCGCCCCGGCGACACCTTCAGCGCGATCTGGCAAGCCGTCTACGGCGGATACGAGGCGCTCTTCCGCGGCGCGGTGTTCAACCCGCGCGGTGCGGACTTCGCGGCCCAGATCCGCCCGCTGACCAGCTCGCTGGGCTTCGCCGCACCGCTCATCGCGGCCGGTCTGGGCGTGGCGCTGGCGTTCCGCGTCGGCCTGTTCAACATCGGCGCCCGCGGCCAGATGCTCGTCGGCGTGATGTTCGCCGGGCTGTTCGCGTTCAACCTCGACCTGCCGTTCTTCCTGCACATGCCGCTGACGATGCTCGCGGGCATCATCGGCGGCGCCCTGTGGGGCGGCATCGTGGGTGTGCTCAAGGCACGCACCGGCGCGCACGAAGTGATCCTCACGATCATGCTCAACTACGTCGCCTACTACCTGCTGCTGTGGATGATCCGCACCCCCGGACTGCTGCAGAAGCCGGGAACGAACCAGCCCATCTCCTCGGCGACGCCCGAAACCGCCCAGTTCCCCGAGCTGTTCGGCGCGGCGTTCCCGCTGCTGGACTGGGGCTTCGTCATGGTGATCATCGCGACGATCGCGGTGTGGTGGATCGTGGAGTTCTCCAGCCTCGGCATGCGCCTGCGTGCCGTGGGTGAGAACCCGCACGCCGCCCGCGCCGCCGGCATCAACGTCAAGCGCATCTACGTGTACGCCATGCTCTTCGCCGGCGGCCTGGCCGGCCTCGCCGCGATGAGCCAGATCCAGGGGTCGGTGACCTCCGGCTTCAGCGGATCGATCGACGCCGGCATCGGGTTCGACGCCATCACCGTGGCCCTCCTCGGTCGCAGCCGGGCGTGGGGCACCTTCGCCGCCGGCATCCTGTTCGGCGCGTTGAAGTCCGGCTCGTTCTCGATGCAGGCCCAGGGCATCCCCGTCGACATCGTGCTGGTCGTGCAGGCGCTCATCGTGCTGTTCATCGCGGCGCCGCCGCTGCTGCGCGCGGTGTTCTTCCTTCCCAAGACCGACGTCGAGAAGGCGGCCAAGGCCAGAGCCAAGGCCGCGAAGAAGGCGGTGGTGGCATGA
- a CDS encoding mannose-1-phosphate guanylyltransferase, translating into MSHTIPDFYAVIPAGGIGSRLWPLSRADAPKFLHDLTGSGQTLLRDTWDRLESLSGADRIAVVTGRAHRAAVEEQLPGIPDRNVFLESEQRESAAAIGLAAAVLVRREPDVIIGSFAADHVIRGTRTFEFAVQQAVAVARDGYICTIGIQPSEPSVGFGYIKKDGELIVDGAPEAAIVERFVEKPDLETAKEYFGDRSYLWNAGMFISRADVLLAELAENAPELHAGLLELAEAWDDRERRGPVVDRVWPTLPKIAIDYVVAEPAAEKGRLAVIPGHFDWDDVGDFASLAKLNSHGRNELAILGKNARILSDAASGIVVSQTSRVISLIGVQDIVVVDTEDALLVTTSEHAQRVKGVVDALKLTGRGDVL; encoded by the coding sequence ATGTCCCACACCATCCCGGACTTCTACGCCGTCATCCCCGCGGGGGGCATCGGCAGCCGGCTGTGGCCGCTGTCGCGCGCCGACGCGCCCAAGTTCCTGCACGACCTCACCGGCTCCGGCCAGACGCTGCTGCGCGACACCTGGGACCGGCTGGAGTCGCTGTCCGGTGCCGACCGCATCGCCGTGGTCACCGGGCGCGCGCACCGCGCCGCCGTCGAGGAGCAGCTGCCCGGGATCCCCGATCGCAACGTGTTCCTCGAATCCGAGCAGCGGGAGTCCGCCGCGGCGATCGGGTTGGCCGCGGCCGTGCTGGTGCGGAGGGAGCCCGACGTCATCATCGGCTCGTTCGCCGCCGATCACGTCATCCGCGGCACGCGCACGTTCGAGTTCGCGGTGCAGCAGGCCGTCGCCGTGGCACGGGACGGGTACATCTGCACGATCGGCATCCAGCCCTCAGAACCCTCGGTGGGGTTCGGCTACATCAAGAAGGACGGCGAGCTGATCGTCGACGGCGCCCCGGAGGCCGCGATCGTCGAGCGCTTCGTGGAGAAGCCCGATCTCGAGACCGCGAAGGAGTACTTCGGCGACCGCTCCTACCTGTGGAACGCGGGCATGTTCATCTCCCGGGCGGATGTGCTCCTGGCCGAGCTCGCCGAGAATGCGCCGGAGCTGCACGCCGGACTGCTGGAGCTCGCGGAGGCGTGGGACGACCGGGAGCGTCGCGGTCCCGTCGTCGACCGGGTGTGGCCGACACTTCCCAAGATCGCCATCGACTACGTCGTGGCCGAGCCGGCGGCCGAGAAGGGTCGCCTGGCCGTGATCCCCGGTCACTTCGACTGGGACGACGTGGGGGACTTCGCCAGCCTGGCCAAGCTCAACTCCCACGGACGCAACGAGCTGGCGATCCTGGGGAAGAACGCCCGCATCCTCTCGGATGCGGCCAGCGGGATCGTGGTGAGTCAGACCTCTCGTGTCATCAGCCTGATCGGCGTGCAGGACATCGTGGTCGTCGACACCGAGGACGCGCTGCTGGTCACCACCAGTGAGCACGCCCAGCGCGTGAAGGGCGTTGTCGATGCCCTCAAACTCACCGGCCGCGGGGACGTGTTGTGA
- a CDS encoding ABC transporter permease, with protein MNALASTAPNPGALQLGTVKERHLKVPVVLALVTVLLAALFFFAPRDGVSTFRLGDASSAIALPNVELPTAPTSWLLVVLLLALTAWAAWDAWSYRRPPLWLIIVFSVLGVFAFLVWAAAGGLVPVTGLLFGAISLSVPLVFGALGGVIGERVGVVNVAIEGQLLLGAFSAALLSSITGNPFIGLIGAMIGGVLVAFVLAAFAIKYLVDQVIVGVVLNVLVTGLTGFLYGALLVPNENTLNRPVRFTRLEIPLLSDIPIIGPVLFNQTFLVYLMYITVAVVAWGLYRTRWGLRLRAVGEHPQAADTVGIKVNMSRFWNVSLAGAIAGVGGAYFTLVSVPQFGKEMTAGLGFIALAAVIFGRWDPIRAALAALLFGFATNLQNLLTVLGTPIPSEFMLMLPYVVTIIAVAGFAGQIRGPAAAGKPYIKG; from the coding sequence ATGAACGCGCTCGCATCCACGGCGCCCAACCCCGGCGCCCTGCAGCTCGGCACCGTCAAGGAGCGGCACCTGAAGGTGCCCGTGGTCCTGGCGCTGGTCACGGTGCTGCTGGCCGCACTGTTCTTCTTCGCCCCGCGCGATGGTGTCAGCACTTTCCGCCTGGGCGACGCCTCCTCGGCGATCGCGCTCCCCAACGTCGAGCTGCCCACGGCACCCACCAGCTGGCTGCTGGTCGTGCTGCTGCTGGCGCTGACGGCCTGGGCGGCGTGGGATGCCTGGTCGTACCGTCGCCCGCCGCTGTGGCTGATCATCGTCTTCTCCGTGCTCGGCGTGTTCGCCTTCCTGGTGTGGGCCGCCGCGGGCGGACTGGTGCCCGTCACCGGTCTGCTGTTCGGGGCGATCTCCCTGTCGGTGCCGCTGGTCTTCGGCGCCCTGGGCGGGGTCATCGGCGAACGGGTCGGCGTGGTCAACGTCGCCATCGAGGGCCAGCTGCTGCTGGGCGCCTTCTCGGCGGCGCTGCTGTCCAGCATCACCGGAAACCCCTTCATCGGCCTGATCGGCGCGATGATCGGCGGCGTGCTGGTCGCCTTCGTGCTGGCCGCGTTCGCGATCAAGTACCTCGTCGACCAGGTGATCGTCGGTGTCGTGCTGAACGTGCTCGTCACCGGACTCACCGGCTTCCTCTACGGCGCGCTGCTGGTGCCCAACGAGAACACGCTCAACCGCCCGGTGCGCTTCACGCGGCTGGAGATCCCGCTGCTGAGCGACATCCCGATCATCGGACCGGTGCTGTTCAACCAGACGTTCCTGGTGTACCTCATGTACATCACCGTCGCCGTCGTGGCGTGGGGCCTGTACCGCACCCGCTGGGGACTGCGTCTGCGCGCCGTCGGCGAGCACCCGCAGGCCGCCGACACCGTGGGCATCAAGGTCAACATGTCCCGCTTCTGGAACGTGTCGCTGGCCGGTGCGATCGCCGGCGTGGGCGGGGCGTACTTCACCCTGGTGTCGGTGCCGCAGTTCGGCAAGGAGATGACCGCGGGTCTCGGCTTCATCGCCCTGGCCGCCGTGATCTTCGGCCGCTGGGATCCCATCCGCGCCGCCCTGGCCGCGCTGCTGTTCGGCTTCGCGACCAACCTTCAGAACCTGCTGACGGTGCTGGGCACGCCCATTCCGAGCGAGTTCATGCTCATGCTGCCCTACGTCGTCACGATCATCGCCGTGGCCGGGTTCGCCGGCCAGATCCGCGGACCCGCGGCAGCCGGCAAGCCATACATCAAGGGATGA
- a CDS encoding NAD-dependent epimerase/dehydratase family protein: protein MTGQDPARSTADAGARRGARVLVTGGAGFLGTHVIAALAEVPGVDLVVAGDVRSPVDPPAGVLHEHLDVTRRDTVDPVLRRHRIDVVVHLAAIVSPGRDHDQEYRVDVDGTCHVLEACLETNVRRIVVSSSGAAYGYHADNPPWLREHHPVRGNEEFPYAKHKRLVEQLLAAYRMAHPELEQTVFRIGTILGPSVRNQITALWDGPGILAVRGSDSPFVFAWVDDVAAAMARAATDGPPGVYNVAGDGCLTVREIASRLGKPVVTVPPGLLAAALRLAQALRLTVHGPEQVGFLRHRPVLANDALKQDFGFTPSRTSAEAFEEYLTAHPRVARRRRAAAIDR from the coding sequence ATGACCGGCCAGGACCCGGCCCGAAGCACGGCGGATGCCGGCGCTCGCCGGGGCGCCCGCGTGCTCGTGACCGGCGGCGCGGGGTTCCTCGGCACCCATGTGATCGCCGCCCTGGCAGAGGTGCCGGGCGTGGACCTCGTGGTCGCGGGCGACGTGCGCTCCCCCGTCGACCCGCCGGCCGGAGTCCTCCACGAGCACCTCGACGTGACCCGGCGCGACACGGTCGACCCGGTGCTGCGGCGCCATCGGATCGACGTCGTCGTCCACCTCGCCGCGATCGTGAGCCCCGGGCGCGATCACGACCAGGAGTACCGCGTGGACGTCGATGGGACGTGCCACGTGCTGGAGGCGTGTCTGGAGACCAACGTGCGGCGCATCGTCGTGTCCTCGTCCGGCGCGGCATACGGCTACCACGCCGACAACCCGCCCTGGCTGCGCGAGCACCACCCGGTGCGCGGCAACGAGGAGTTCCCGTACGCCAAGCACAAGCGCCTCGTCGAGCAGCTCCTCGCCGCGTACCGCATGGCCCACCCCGAACTGGAGCAGACGGTGTTCCGCATCGGGACGATCCTCGGCCCCAGCGTGCGCAACCAGATCACCGCACTGTGGGACGGTCCGGGCATCCTCGCCGTGCGGGGATCGGACTCCCCCTTCGTCTTCGCGTGGGTCGACGACGTCGCCGCCGCGATGGCGCGGGCGGCCACCGACGGGCCGCCGGGGGTCTACAACGTCGCCGGCGACGGGTGCCTCACCGTCCGCGAGATCGCCTCCCGGCTGGGCAAGCCGGTGGTGACGGTGCCGCCCGGCCTGCTCGCGGCGGCGCTCCGCCTCGCACAGGCGCTGCGCCTGACGGTGCACGGCCCCGAACAGGTCGGCTTCCTCCGCCATCGTCCGGTGCTCGCGAACGACGCGCTCAAGCAGGATTTCGGGTTCACCCCGTCGCGCACCAGCGCCGAGGCGTTCGAGGAGTACCTCACCGCCCATCCCCGCGTGGCGCGCCGGCGGCGGGCCGCGGCGATCGACCGCTGA
- a CDS encoding thymidine phosphorylase — protein MSTPEPFDAVDVIRAKRDGGAVPEDALRWMVDAYTRGYVADAQMASFAMAILLNGMQRDEIRVLTDAMIASGERMSFGGLGKPTVDKHSTGGVGDKITLPLAPLVASFGVAVPQLSGRGLGHTGGTLDKLESIPGWRAALTNDELFAQLRDIGAVICAAGSGLAPADKKLYALRDVTGTVEAIPLIASSIMSKKIAEGTDALVLDVKFGGGAFMRDVDKARELARTMVALGTDSGVATTALLTDMNTPLGLAIGNANEVRESVEVLAGGGPADVVELTVALAREMLALAGQPDADVEAALRDGRAMDTWRAMIRAQDGDPDAALPVARETHTVTATSSGFVARLDALPFGIAAWRLGAGRARAQDPVVHAAGIDLHVKPGDAVRPGQPLFTLLADDAQRFDRALDALDDAWEIGDTAVARTPLVLERITA, from the coding sequence ATGAGCACGCCCGAGCCTTTCGACGCCGTCGACGTCATCCGCGCCAAGCGCGACGGGGGAGCCGTCCCCGAGGACGCGCTGCGCTGGATGGTCGACGCCTACACCCGCGGCTACGTCGCCGACGCGCAGATGGCGTCGTTCGCGATGGCGATCCTGCTCAACGGCATGCAGCGCGACGAGATCCGCGTGCTCACCGACGCCATGATCGCCTCGGGCGAGCGCATGAGCTTCGGTGGCCTCGGCAAGCCGACCGTCGACAAGCACTCCACCGGGGGCGTCGGCGACAAGATCACCCTCCCGCTGGCTCCGCTCGTGGCCTCGTTCGGCGTCGCCGTGCCGCAGCTCTCGGGGCGCGGACTCGGCCACACCGGCGGCACGCTCGACAAGCTCGAATCGATCCCCGGATGGCGGGCGGCACTGACCAACGACGAGCTGTTCGCGCAGCTGCGTGACATCGGCGCGGTCATCTGCGCCGCCGGGTCGGGCCTGGCGCCGGCGGACAAGAAGCTCTACGCGCTGCGCGACGTCACCGGCACGGTCGAGGCGATCCCGCTCATCGCCTCGAGCATCATGTCCAAGAAGATCGCCGAGGGCACCGACGCGCTCGTGCTCGACGTGAAGTTCGGCGGCGGCGCGTTCATGCGCGATGTCGACAAGGCTCGCGAGCTCGCCCGCACCATGGTCGCGCTCGGGACCGACTCGGGAGTGGCGACCACCGCCCTCCTCACCGATATGAACACCCCGCTCGGGCTCGCGATCGGCAACGCCAACGAAGTGCGGGAGTCCGTCGAGGTGCTCGCCGGCGGCGGTCCCGCCGACGTCGTGGAGCTCACCGTCGCCCTCGCCCGCGAGATGCTCGCCCTGGCCGGTCAGCCCGATGCCGATGTCGAGGCGGCGCTGCGCGATGGCCGCGCGATGGACACGTGGCGCGCCATGATCCGCGCCCAGGACGGCGACCCGGACGCAGCCCTGCCGGTCGCGCGCGAGACCCACACCGTCACGGCGACCTCGTCGGGCTTCGTCGCCCGGCTCGACGCGCTGCCCTTCGGCATCGCCGCCTGGCGGCTGGGGGCCGGGCGCGCCCGTGCCCAGGACCCCGTCGTGCACGCCGCCGGCATCGACCTGCACGTGAAGCCCGGAGACGCCGTCCGCCCGGGGCAGCCGCTCTTCACGCTGCTCGCGGATGACGCCCAGCGCTTCGACCGGGCGCTGGACGCCCTCGACGACGCGTGGGAGATCGGCGACACTGCAGTGGCGCGCACTCCGCTCGTGCTCGAACGCATCACCGCCTGA
- a CDS encoding BMP family lipoprotein, which translates to MTISTTKKVLGATGAAALLVALAGCGTAPEENTGGNAAPEPADDFKPCLISDEGGWNDRSFNQSAKEGMDRALEELGIEGIEMESTSPNDYAPNLETLVSEGCSFIVSVGFNLSAATVESALANPEIDYAIIDDWADNDFDGATDAPNIKPLVFDTAQASYLGGYAAAAWSAQNDVNKVGTFGGMQIPSVAVFMDGFEQGVDKYNEDKSGSVQVFGWDTAAQEGAFTGGFAANDTAKQTAQGVLDQGVDVILPVGGPIYQSAAAAIADGGLDVVMLGVDKDLAVADESVTDVTLVSIMKAIDVAVYDATLEAAGGDFDVEPYVGTLENEGVKLSGFHDFESELPEGLADELAALQEQIIAGDITVESPNSP; encoded by the coding sequence TTGACCATCTCGACCACCAAGAAGGTCCTCGGCGCAACCGGCGCCGCTGCGCTGCTCGTCGCCCTCGCCGGCTGCGGAACCGCGCCCGAGGAGAACACCGGCGGCAATGCCGCACCCGAGCCGGCAGACGACTTCAAGCCCTGCCTGATCTCCGACGAGGGCGGCTGGAACGATCGTTCGTTCAACCAGTCGGCCAAGGAGGGCATGGACCGTGCTCTCGAGGAGCTCGGCATCGAGGGCATCGAGATGGAGTCGACCTCGCCCAACGACTACGCGCCGAACCTCGAGACGCTCGTCTCCGAGGGCTGCTCGTTCATCGTCTCGGTCGGCTTCAACCTCTCGGCCGCCACGGTCGAGTCGGCGCTGGCCAACCCCGAGATCGACTACGCGATCATCGACGACTGGGCCGACAACGACTTCGACGGCGCCACCGACGCCCCGAACATCAAGCCCCTCGTCTTCGACACCGCGCAGGCGTCGTACCTCGGCGGCTACGCCGCGGCCGCCTGGTCGGCTCAGAACGACGTGAACAAGGTCGGCACCTTCGGCGGCATGCAGATCCCGTCGGTCGCCGTGTTCATGGACGGCTTCGAGCAGGGCGTCGACAAGTACAACGAGGACAAGTCCGGCTCCGTGCAGGTCTTCGGCTGGGACACCGCCGCACAGGAGGGCGCCTTCACCGGCGGCTTCGCGGCCAACGACACCGCCAAGCAGACCGCGCAGGGCGTGCTCGACCAGGGTGTGGACGTCATCCTCCCCGTCGGTGGACCGATCTACCAGAGCGCCGCGGCGGCCATCGCCGACGGTGGCCTGGATGTCGTCATGCTGGGCGTGGACAAGGACCTCGCCGTGGCCGATGAGAGCGTCACCGACGTGACCCTCGTGTCGATCATGAAGGCCATCGACGTGGCCGTGTACGACGCAACGCTCGAGGCCGCCGGCGGCGACTTCGACGTCGAGCCGTACGTCGGCACGCTGGAGAACGAGGGCGTCAAGCTCTCCGGATTCCACGACTTCGAGAGCGAGCTGCCCGAGGGCCTCGCCGACGAGCTGGCGGCGCTGCAGGAGCAGATCATCGCCGGTGACATCACGGTGGAGTCCCCGAACTCTCCGTGA
- the sdhC gene encoding succinate dehydrogenase, cytochrome b556 subunit, with the protein MAAPARLTPSVTETTSRTPRGTLYRGNEGMWSWVLHRITGVAIFFFLLVHVLDTALIRVAPEAYNAVMSTYKNPIMGIGEVVLVAAVAYHAYNGLRIILVDFWSKGARYQRQLWWGVLALWLVTLVPFTVRHLSIVFAAGWGDH; encoded by the coding sequence GTGGCTGCACCAGCACGCCTCACACCGTCGGTGACCGAGACCACGTCGAGAACACCGCGGGGCACCCTGTACCGCGGCAACGAGGGCATGTGGTCGTGGGTCCTGCACCGCATCACCGGTGTTGCGATCTTCTTCTTCCTGCTCGTGCACGTGCTCGACACGGCGCTGATCCGCGTGGCCCCCGAGGCGTACAACGCGGTCATGAGCACCTACAAGAACCCGATCATGGGCATCGGCGAGGTCGTGCTGGTCGCGGCCGTCGCCTACCACGCCTACAACGGGCTGCGCATCATCCTCGTGGACTTCTGGTCCAAGGGTGCGCGCTACCAGCGCCAGCTGTGGTGGGGCGTCCTCGCCCTCTGGCTGGTGACCCTGGTGCCCTTCACGGTGCGCCATCTGTCCATCGTCTTCGCCGCCGGATGGGGAGACCACTGA
- a CDS encoding cytidine deaminase encodes MTDIDWDHLRAVATEAMERAYAPYSRYRVGAAALVTDGRVVAGCNVENASYGVGLCAECALVGDLQMSGGGQLVAFVCVNNDGQTIMPCGRCRQLLYEFSLPGMLLETVSGIRTIDEVLPDAFGPRDLEEAAR; translated from the coding sequence ATGACCGACATCGATTGGGACCATCTCCGCGCCGTCGCGACGGAGGCCATGGAGCGGGCGTACGCCCCCTACTCGCGGTATCGGGTGGGTGCTGCGGCCCTCGTCACCGACGGCCGCGTGGTGGCGGGGTGCAACGTGGAGAACGCCTCGTACGGGGTGGGCCTGTGCGCCGAGTGCGCGCTGGTGGGCGACCTGCAGATGTCCGGCGGCGGACAGCTGGTGGCCTTCGTCTGCGTGAACAACGACGGCCAGACGATCATGCCGTGCGGACGCTGCCGGCAGCTGCTCTACGAGTTCTCGCTGCCCGGCATGCTGCTGGAGACCGTCTCCGGCATCCGCACGATCGACGAAGTGCTGCCCGACGCGTTCGGGCCGCGCGACCTGGAGGAAGCAGCACGATGA
- a CDS encoding adenosine deaminase: MAIDQHGDVQLQGRSLRALPKVSLHDHLDGAVRPATIIELADEIGLEVPESDPGELADWFEERSDSGSLVEYLKTFDLTTAVMQTREGLTRVAREFVEDLAADGVVYGEVRWAPEQHLQAGLTLEEAVEAVQEGIEEGEDAVESGGRDIRVGQLLTAMRHTDRSMEIAELAVAMRTRGAVGFDIAGAEDGFPPAMHRAAFDYLAAHFFPVTVHAGEAAGLDSIRSALIDGRALRLGHGVRLAEDLEVVSREGEEVFVQLGDLSRWVRDREIPLELSPSSNLQTGASSKWGTDLADHPFDLLYQLGFSVTVNVDNRTQSRTSLTRELALLAETFEYDLDDLEAFQLNAAAGAFLSVEEREELIEIIAEGFAG, translated from the coding sequence ATGGCCATCGACCAGCACGGCGACGTCCAGCTGCAGGGACGCTCTCTGCGCGCACTGCCCAAGGTGTCACTGCACGACCACCTCGACGGCGCGGTGCGCCCGGCGACGATCATCGAACTGGCCGACGAGATCGGGCTGGAGGTGCCGGAGAGCGACCCCGGCGAGCTGGCGGATTGGTTCGAGGAGCGCAGTGACTCCGGCTCTCTCGTGGAGTACCTGAAGACCTTCGACCTCACCACGGCGGTCATGCAGACCCGCGAGGGGCTGACTCGCGTCGCTCGGGAGTTCGTCGAGGACCTCGCCGCCGACGGCGTGGTCTACGGCGAGGTGCGCTGGGCGCCCGAGCAGCACCTCCAGGCCGGGCTCACGCTCGAAGAGGCCGTGGAAGCGGTGCAGGAGGGCATCGAAGAGGGCGAGGATGCCGTCGAGTCGGGTGGCCGCGACATCCGCGTGGGCCAGCTGCTCACCGCGATGCGCCACACCGACCGTTCGATGGAGATCGCCGAGCTGGCGGTGGCGATGCGCACGCGCGGAGCCGTGGGCTTCGACATCGCCGGGGCCGAGGACGGGTTCCCGCCGGCAATGCACCGTGCCGCGTTCGACTACCTCGCGGCGCACTTCTTCCCCGTGACCGTGCACGCGGGGGAGGCGGCCGGGCTGGACTCGATCCGCTCCGCCCTCATCGACGGTCGCGCGCTGCGGCTCGGGCACGGGGTGCGCCTGGCGGAGGACCTCGAAGTCGTCTCGCGCGAAGGCGAGGAGGTGTTCGTGCAGCTCGGCGACCTCTCCCGCTGGGTGCGCGACCGGGAGATCCCGTTGGAGCTCTCTCCCTCGTCGAACCTGCAGACCGGCGCCTCGTCGAAATGGGGCACCGATCTCGCGGACCACCCGTTCGATCTGCTGTACCAGCTCGGCTTCTCGGTCACCGTGAACGTCGACAACCGCACGCAGAGCCGCACGTCGCTCACGCGAGAGCTCGCCCTGCTGGCCGAGACCTTCGAGTACGACCTCGACGACCTCGAGGCGTTCCAGCTGAACGCGGCCGCGGGCGCCTTCCTCAGTGTGGAAGAGCGCGAGGAGCTCATCGAGATCATCGCGGAGGGCTTCGCCGGCTGA